A stretch of Dermochelys coriacea isolate rDerCor1 chromosome 6, rDerCor1.pri.v4, whole genome shotgun sequence DNA encodes these proteins:
- the PPP1R36 gene encoding protein phosphatase 1 regulatory subunit 36 isoform X2, whose amino-acid sequence MFDPEVLSSTQELSIPTADAKQKLKKGKTIHFQEMGSKTLDRSTSSMFQDLFGARFPEKRMNIQEEKSPRLSKRGQNECVTLDDVKYAALFLVQEDESYHIPSFTAVMRSKQLDEFLMALLFYLSYYLEKMALEKKPKSFMVNPSVLDQKELEETLAKLAGTKKHLAKVYCILILGLGMAEKHHMACGKRKTSSTQKDREFFECFYNFCTYVAWVVFRQKYFQEIQEEVGRLLRSDIFNPALREKNSPDLQKTDVSADQRKVIFPYHRSVYARRPAIKSVIGQRSPVLSTLLPLPKDNAEYLFQSHYLHRGRTLPTSSSKDLPDFSTVELTPKVGIIGALRSKFNPHTLMPIGVIEEEEEEQRTKRNGSSVSSYDLALSSHRGIQVGVGRPSMVLSRATTDGGLL is encoded by the exons ATGTTTGACCCTGAAGTACTTTCAAGCACCCAGGAACT CTCCATCCCCACCGCAGATGCTAAACAGAAACTCAAGAAGGGCAAAACCATCCATTTTCAGGAAATGGGTAGTAAAACACTAGACAG ATCGACTTCTAGTATGTTTCAAGATTTGTTTGGTGCAAGATTCCCTGAGAAAAGAATGAATATACAAGAAGAAAAATCTCCTAGGCTGTCAAAGCGGGGACAAAATGAGTGTGTTACATTAGACGATGTTAAAT ATGCGGCTTTGTTTCTGGTGCAAGAAGATGAATCATATCATATACCATCTTTTACAGCAGTTATGAG GAGTAAGCAGCTGGATGAGTTCCTCATGGCTCTGCTTTTCTATTTATCGTATTACCTGGAAAAAATGGCCCTGGAAAAGAAACCCAAATCTTTTATGGT aaaccCCAGTGTGTTAGAccaaaaagaactggaggagacaTTGGCTAAGCTAGCAGGAACCAAGAAACACCTTGCCAAGGTGTACTGCATCCTTATTCTTGGACTAGGAATGGCTGAGAAGCATCACATGGCTTGTGGAAA GAGAAAAACATCATCAACACAGAAGGACCGAGAGTTCTTTGAG TGCTTCTACAACTTCTGTACATACGTGGCCTGGGTGGTATTCAGACAGAAGTACTTCCAAGAGATTCAGGAAGAAGTGGGCAGGCTTCTTCGCTCTGACATATTTAACCCCGCGTTGAGAGAGAAGAACAGCCCCGACCTGCAGAAAACAGATGTCTCTGCTGATCAGAGGAAAGTTATCTTTCCCTATCACAG GAGTGTATATGCCAGACGCCCTGCGATAAAGAGTGTCATTGGCCAGCGCTCTCCGGTGCTCAGTACACTACTGCCCCTGCCCAAAGACAATGCTGAGTATCTCTTCCAGAGCCATTACCTGCATCGGGGCAGAACCCTTCcaaccagcagcagcaaggaccTGCCGGACTTCTCAACTGTTGAGCTTACACCCAA GGTTGGCATCATTGGAGCCCTTCGCAGCAAGTTCAATCCCCACACTCTCATGCCTATTGGGGtgatagaggaggaggaggaagaacaaagaacaaagagaaACGGTTCCTCAGTCAGTTCATATGACCTGGCTTTGTCATCCCACAGAGGCATCCAAGTTGGAGTCGGTCGCCCGAGCATGGTACTCTCGAGAGCAACTACAGACGGGGGACTACTCTGA
- the PPP1R36 gene encoding protein phosphatase 1 regulatory subunit 36 isoform X1 produces the protein MLPGAGGLPGTMQPMIKIAPGVWYWKEDTNTLEFASSIPTADAKQKLKKGKTIHFQEMGSKTLDRSTSSMFQDLFGARFPEKRMNIQEEKSPRLSKRGQNECVTLDDVKYAALFLVQEDESYHIPSFTAVMRSKQLDEFLMALLFYLSYYLEKMALEKKPKSFMVNPSVLDQKELEETLAKLAGTKKHLAKVYCILILGLGMAEKHHMACGKRKTSSTQKDREFFECFYNFCTYVAWVVFRQKYFQEIQEEVGRLLRSDIFNPALREKNSPDLQKTDVSADQRKVIFPYHRSVYARRPAIKSVIGQRSPVLSTLLPLPKDNAEYLFQSHYLHRGRTLPTSSSKDLPDFSTVELTPKVGIIGALRSKFNPHTLMPIGVIEEEEEEQRTKRNGSSVSSYDLALSSHRGIQVGVGRPSMVLSRATTDGGLL, from the exons ATGCTTCCAGGAGCCGGCGGGCTCCCAGGCACCATGCAACCG atGATAAAAATAGCTCCAGGGGTGTGGTACTGGAAGGAGGATACCAACACACTCGAATTTGCAAG CTCCATCCCCACCGCAGATGCTAAACAGAAACTCAAGAAGGGCAAAACCATCCATTTTCAGGAAATGGGTAGTAAAACACTAGACAG ATCGACTTCTAGTATGTTTCAAGATTTGTTTGGTGCAAGATTCCCTGAGAAAAGAATGAATATACAAGAAGAAAAATCTCCTAGGCTGTCAAAGCGGGGACAAAATGAGTGTGTTACATTAGACGATGTTAAAT ATGCGGCTTTGTTTCTGGTGCAAGAAGATGAATCATATCATATACCATCTTTTACAGCAGTTATGAG GAGTAAGCAGCTGGATGAGTTCCTCATGGCTCTGCTTTTCTATTTATCGTATTACCTGGAAAAAATGGCCCTGGAAAAGAAACCCAAATCTTTTATGGT aaaccCCAGTGTGTTAGAccaaaaagaactggaggagacaTTGGCTAAGCTAGCAGGAACCAAGAAACACCTTGCCAAGGTGTACTGCATCCTTATTCTTGGACTAGGAATGGCTGAGAAGCATCACATGGCTTGTGGAAA GAGAAAAACATCATCAACACAGAAGGACCGAGAGTTCTTTGAG TGCTTCTACAACTTCTGTACATACGTGGCCTGGGTGGTATTCAGACAGAAGTACTTCCAAGAGATTCAGGAAGAAGTGGGCAGGCTTCTTCGCTCTGACATATTTAACCCCGCGTTGAGAGAGAAGAACAGCCCCGACCTGCAGAAAACAGATGTCTCTGCTGATCAGAGGAAAGTTATCTTTCCCTATCACAG GAGTGTATATGCCAGACGCCCTGCGATAAAGAGTGTCATTGGCCAGCGCTCTCCGGTGCTCAGTACACTACTGCCCCTGCCCAAAGACAATGCTGAGTATCTCTTCCAGAGCCATTACCTGCATCGGGGCAGAACCCTTCcaaccagcagcagcaaggaccTGCCGGACTTCTCAACTGTTGAGCTTACACCCAA GGTTGGCATCATTGGAGCCCTTCGCAGCAAGTTCAATCCCCACACTCTCATGCCTATTGGGGtgatagaggaggaggaggaagaacaaagaacaaagagaaACGGTTCCTCAGTCAGTTCATATGACCTGGCTTTGTCATCCCACAGAGGCATCCAAGTTGGAGTCGGTCGCCCGAGCATGGTACTCTCGAGAGCAACTACAGACGGGGGACTACTCTGA
- the PPP1R36 gene encoding protein phosphatase 1 regulatory subunit 36 isoform X4: MQPMIKIAPGVWYWKEDTNTLEFASSIPTADAKQKLKKGKTIHFQEMGSKTLDRSTSSMFQDLFGARFPEKRMNIQEEKSPRLSKRGQNECVTLDDVKYAALFLVQEDESYHIPSFTAVMRNPSVLDQKELEETLAKLAGTKKHLAKVYCILILGLGMAEKHHMACGKRKTSSTQKDREFFECFYNFCTYVAWVVFRQKYFQEIQEEVGRLLRSDIFNPALREKNSPDLQKTDVSADQRKVIFPYHRSVYARRPAIKSVIGQRSPVLSTLLPLPKDNAEYLFQSHYLHRGRTLPTSSSKDLPDFSTVELTPKVGIIGALRSKFNPHTLMPIGVIEEEEEEQRTKRNGSSVSSYDLALSSHRGIQVGVGRPSMVLSRATTDGGLL, translated from the exons ATGCAACCG atGATAAAAATAGCTCCAGGGGTGTGGTACTGGAAGGAGGATACCAACACACTCGAATTTGCAAG CTCCATCCCCACCGCAGATGCTAAACAGAAACTCAAGAAGGGCAAAACCATCCATTTTCAGGAAATGGGTAGTAAAACACTAGACAG ATCGACTTCTAGTATGTTTCAAGATTTGTTTGGTGCAAGATTCCCTGAGAAAAGAATGAATATACAAGAAGAAAAATCTCCTAGGCTGTCAAAGCGGGGACAAAATGAGTGTGTTACATTAGACGATGTTAAAT ATGCGGCTTTGTTTCTGGTGCAAGAAGATGAATCATATCATATACCATCTTTTACAGCAGTTATGAG aaaccCCAGTGTGTTAGAccaaaaagaactggaggagacaTTGGCTAAGCTAGCAGGAACCAAGAAACACCTTGCCAAGGTGTACTGCATCCTTATTCTTGGACTAGGAATGGCTGAGAAGCATCACATGGCTTGTGGAAA GAGAAAAACATCATCAACACAGAAGGACCGAGAGTTCTTTGAG TGCTTCTACAACTTCTGTACATACGTGGCCTGGGTGGTATTCAGACAGAAGTACTTCCAAGAGATTCAGGAAGAAGTGGGCAGGCTTCTTCGCTCTGACATATTTAACCCCGCGTTGAGAGAGAAGAACAGCCCCGACCTGCAGAAAACAGATGTCTCTGCTGATCAGAGGAAAGTTATCTTTCCCTATCACAG GAGTGTATATGCCAGACGCCCTGCGATAAAGAGTGTCATTGGCCAGCGCTCTCCGGTGCTCAGTACACTACTGCCCCTGCCCAAAGACAATGCTGAGTATCTCTTCCAGAGCCATTACCTGCATCGGGGCAGAACCCTTCcaaccagcagcagcaaggaccTGCCGGACTTCTCAACTGTTGAGCTTACACCCAA GGTTGGCATCATTGGAGCCCTTCGCAGCAAGTTCAATCCCCACACTCTCATGCCTATTGGGGtgatagaggaggaggaggaagaacaaagaacaaagagaaACGGTTCCTCAGTCAGTTCATATGACCTGGCTTTGTCATCCCACAGAGGCATCCAAGTTGGAGTCGGTCGCCCGAGCATGGTACTCTCGAGAGCAACTACAGACGGGGGACTACTCTGA
- the PPP1R36 gene encoding protein phosphatase 1 regulatory subunit 36 isoform X3, whose product MQPMIKIAPGVWYWKEDTNTLEFARSTSSMFQDLFGARFPEKRMNIQEEKSPRLSKRGQNECVTLDDVKYAALFLVQEDESYHIPSFTAVMRSKQLDEFLMALLFYLSYYLEKMALEKKPKSFMVNPSVLDQKELEETLAKLAGTKKHLAKVYCILILGLGMAEKHHMACGKRKTSSTQKDREFFECFYNFCTYVAWVVFRQKYFQEIQEEVGRLLRSDIFNPALREKNSPDLQKTDVSADQRKVIFPYHRSVYARRPAIKSVIGQRSPVLSTLLPLPKDNAEYLFQSHYLHRGRTLPTSSSKDLPDFSTVELTPKVGIIGALRSKFNPHTLMPIGVIEEEEEEQRTKRNGSSVSSYDLALSSHRGIQVGVGRPSMVLSRATTDGGLL is encoded by the exons ATGCAACCG atGATAAAAATAGCTCCAGGGGTGTGGTACTGGAAGGAGGATACCAACACACTCGAATTTGCAAG ATCGACTTCTAGTATGTTTCAAGATTTGTTTGGTGCAAGATTCCCTGAGAAAAGAATGAATATACAAGAAGAAAAATCTCCTAGGCTGTCAAAGCGGGGACAAAATGAGTGTGTTACATTAGACGATGTTAAAT ATGCGGCTTTGTTTCTGGTGCAAGAAGATGAATCATATCATATACCATCTTTTACAGCAGTTATGAG GAGTAAGCAGCTGGATGAGTTCCTCATGGCTCTGCTTTTCTATTTATCGTATTACCTGGAAAAAATGGCCCTGGAAAAGAAACCCAAATCTTTTATGGT aaaccCCAGTGTGTTAGAccaaaaagaactggaggagacaTTGGCTAAGCTAGCAGGAACCAAGAAACACCTTGCCAAGGTGTACTGCATCCTTATTCTTGGACTAGGAATGGCTGAGAAGCATCACATGGCTTGTGGAAA GAGAAAAACATCATCAACACAGAAGGACCGAGAGTTCTTTGAG TGCTTCTACAACTTCTGTACATACGTGGCCTGGGTGGTATTCAGACAGAAGTACTTCCAAGAGATTCAGGAAGAAGTGGGCAGGCTTCTTCGCTCTGACATATTTAACCCCGCGTTGAGAGAGAAGAACAGCCCCGACCTGCAGAAAACAGATGTCTCTGCTGATCAGAGGAAAGTTATCTTTCCCTATCACAG GAGTGTATATGCCAGACGCCCTGCGATAAAGAGTGTCATTGGCCAGCGCTCTCCGGTGCTCAGTACACTACTGCCCCTGCCCAAAGACAATGCTGAGTATCTCTTCCAGAGCCATTACCTGCATCGGGGCAGAACCCTTCcaaccagcagcagcaaggaccTGCCGGACTTCTCAACTGTTGAGCTTACACCCAA GGTTGGCATCATTGGAGCCCTTCGCAGCAAGTTCAATCCCCACACTCTCATGCCTATTGGGGtgatagaggaggaggaggaagaacaaagaacaaagagaaACGGTTCCTCAGTCAGTTCATATGACCTGGCTTTGTCATCCCACAGAGGCATCCAAGTTGGAGTCGGTCGCCCGAGCATGGTACTCTCGAGAGCAACTACAGACGGGGGACTACTCTGA